The genomic region TCTCCGCTTCTGCAAAAGCCGCAATCGAAAAAGTGGGTGGTACAACAGCAACCCTCTAATAAGAGCTTATGAAGAACTTCATACAGACATTACAAAATATCTTTAAAATAGAGGACCTGCGTTCCAGGATCCTGAATACACTCTTGTTCCTGCTGGTGTATCGCCTCGCAGCACATGTGGTGTTGCCGGGTATTGATCCTACTCAGCTCGCAGGGTTACGTGCTCAGACAGAAGGCGGAATTTTAGGTCTGCTGGATGCTTTCTCCGGTGGTGCCTTCTCTCAGGCTTCTGTAGTAGCATTGGGAATTATGCCTTACATCTCTGCATCTATCGTGGTGCAGTTGTTGGGTATCGCGGTTCCTTACTTCCAGAAACTTCAAAAGGAAGGTGAAAGCGGAAGAAAGAAACTCAATCAGATTACACGTATTCTTACCGTTATCGTGGTGATTTTCCAGGCTCCGGGTTATTTAATTAATTTGAAAACTCAGGCTCCGGGTGCAATTATCGCGTATTCCAATCCTGAAATTATCTCTCCGGCATTCTTCATGTTTACCTCTACTTTGATTATTGTGGCGGGTACATTGTTTATCATGTGGCTGGGTGAGCGTATCACTGAAAAAGGTATTGGAAACGGTATTTCATTGATCATTATGACCGGTATTATTGCACGACTTCCCTTCGCATTGCGTGATGAATTCTTATCACGACTGAATGATCAGGGTGGTGGTCTGGTAATATTCCTGATTGAAATGGTGGCATTGTTTGCTGTTGTGGTCTCTGTGATACTTCTCGTTCAAGGCACCCGAAAGATTCCGGTGCAGTTTGCAAAGAAGATTGTTGGAAATAAACAATACGGTGGAGTGCGTCAATATATTCCTCTCAAAGTAAATGCAGCAGGTGTAATGCCGATCGTATTTGCTCAGGCGATTATGTTTATTCCCGCTTATGTGGCGCAGTTCTTCCCGGAATCCGCTTCATGGCAAGGCTTTGCATCTAATATTACTGACTTCACATCTCCGCTTTACAATATTGTATTTGCGGTGCTGATTATACTCTTCACGTATTTCTATACGGCTATCGCTGTCAATCCAAGTCAGATGGCAGATGATATGAAGAAAAATGGTGGATTTATTCCCGGCGTTAAACCCGGACGTAAAACATCTGAATTTATCGATGACGTGATGTCAAAGATTACTTTACCCGGGTCCTTCTTCCTGGCGTTTGTGGCGATCATGCCCACGTTTGCGAATCTGGCCGGTGTAAATTCAAATTTCGCTCAATTCTATGGTGGTACTTCCCTGCTGATTCTCGTCGGTGTTGTACTGGATACCTTACAGCAAATAGAAAGTCATCTGCTCATGCGTCATTACGACGGGTTGATGAAGTCCGGCCGGATTAAAGGTCGTTCTGCTGCGATAGGTGCCACAGCCTAGTTTGAGTTAAAGGGGATAAGATGAGCGGAAGTACAATAGTGTACAAAACACAAGAGCAGATTGAGCTTATCCGAAAGAGTTCTTTACTTGTTGGCAAGACATTGGCAGAAGTTGCACGCCACCTCAAACCTGGAATAACCACCCT from Bacteroidota bacterium harbors:
- the secY gene encoding preprotein translocase subunit SecY → MKNFIQTLQNIFKIEDLRSRILNTLLFLLVYRLAAHVVLPGIDPTQLAGLRAQTEGGILGLLDAFSGGAFSQASVVALGIMPYISASIVVQLLGIAVPYFQKLQKEGESGRKKLNQITRILTVIVVIFQAPGYLINLKTQAPGAIIAYSNPEIISPAFFMFTSTLIIVAGTLFIMWLGERITEKGIGNGISLIIMTGIIARLPFALRDEFLSRLNDQGGGLVIFLIEMVALFAVVVSVILLVQGTRKIPVQFAKKIVGNKQYGGVRQYIPLKVNAAGVMPIVFAQAIMFIPAYVAQFFPESASWQGFASNITDFTSPLYNIVFAVLIILFTYFYTAIAVNPSQMADDMKKNGGFIPGVKPGRKTSEFIDDVMSKITLPGSFFLAFVAIMPTFANLAGVNSNFAQFYGGTSLLILVGVVLDTLQQIESHLLMRHYDGLMKSGRIKGRSAAIGATA